The region TCAAGCCGCAAGGGGGGTCGAGTGACGCCTTTAAAGTGTTCGTCGGTCTGACGGCCCTGGACGATGCCAACACGGCAGTACGAGACGAGTATCAAAACTGGTATGACCGTTACATGGCGAATGTCGAGCCGACGGACGAGATCCTGGGACCCCCCACCGATCCACAGGCTGCGACCTGCATGAACGCTGCCGTCGCCGCTCTGCTGCTGGGCAGAGAGTCCGACGAGAACAGCGTGACCCGGCAGATCCGGCGCATGTTCGGGCAGCTCACGGACCCGGACACGCATCGGCGCAAACCCGTGCTGGGCGATGATACGGAAGACAAGCGCGGGATCGGCTGCGGGCGGGTTGAATTTCCGTACGTCCATGAGTCGCAAGACAAGAACTTCAACGGTAAGACGATATGGATCGGCGGATACCTGACGAGCCTCTCGTTCGCCTGGTTTCACGCCCAACGGAAGCGTGCGGCTGGTCTCGAGCCGGCGCCCGGCTTTCCCGAGCTTCCACCGCCACGCCGGTTCGACCTGTGGCCAAGGTCCATGGTCCCTCGCGACGTGATCATCGCGGCCCAGCGGAACCAGCTCGTTCTCCCGCTCGACGCCCTGCGGAGAGGGGGGCTCCCGACACCGATTCCGTCGAACGGCATCGATCTCTTCGTCGATCCACCGGAGAAGCCCGACTCCCCTCATTGCGGAAAGAGCGCTCCACCTCTCGGGTCCGTGGCCTTCCGGGTCGCGACCCCCCTCATCGGGCCCGTCGTTCCGACCCCCGGTAACCGGGATGGACACAAGCGCGTCACGGTGACGCACCGGCAAGAGGCGCCGCCGCTGACGGGGACACGCGACCAGTACGACCTCGTGCTCTCCGATCCGATCCGCGATCCCGCAACGATTCGTGACAGCGAGCTGCTCCTCGAGGCCAAGTACGAGCCCCACGACGCGCCCAATGCCGTGAGCGTGACGGTGGTGGTCGAGGCCAAGTGGATCTTTCCTCCACTGCCGGCTCGACCTGTCAAGCGAAACGGATTCTTCAAGGCGAAGTTCTTTCTCTCGTGGGTTCCCAAGCAGATCGCTGTCTGCAGCGGCTAGTGGCGCGGGCATGGCCCGCGGCGGGTCATGCGCGGCTCCTCGCTCAGTCGCCGTAACGGATGCGGGGCTCCAGGTAACCGTAGACAGCGCCCGCCCGACATCGGTGCCGCCCGGGGCGAGCCCTTGATGCTGACACCGGGTCGTGCTTTCCTCTAGGGCGGGTCGTTCGGCCAACGTCGGGGACGCGGCCGGTTACCGCAGAGGAGGCGATATGCGAGGCACGGTGCGGCGGGGGTGGTGGGCGGCACTGATGGTGGTCGCGGGCTTCGGCAGCCTCTCGGCGAGCGGGGCCGGGGCCCAGGGCAAGCCCGAGGATTCGGTCGTCGTGTACTCGGCGGCCGACGCGGACATGGTCAACGCGATGGTGACGGCCTTCCAGCAGAAGCACCCGGGCGTCAAGGTCTCCACGGTGGTGGCCGGGACGGGGGAAGTCATCAAGCGGGTCGAGGCGGAGCAGGCCCGCCCGCTCGGCGACGTGCTCTGGAGCGTCGGCCCGGAGGCGATCGGCGGGAAGAAGGCGCTGTTCGCCCCGTACGTGAGCCGCGAGGCCGGCGCCTTCTTCCCGGGCTACCTGCCGGCGGATCAGATCTGGACGCCGTTCACCACCATGCCGTACATCATCATGTACAACAAGAAGCTCGTCAGCGACGCCGAAGCGCCGAAGGCGTGGAAGGACGTCCTGGATCCCAAGTGGAAGGGGAAGGTGGCGTACGCCGACGCGACGAAGTCCGGGTCGTCCTACACGCTCCTGGTGACCTGGCTCACGATCTACGGGAAGAACGACGCCGGCTGGAAGTTCGTGGAGGACGTCCTCCGTCAATCCAAGGTCCTCCCGAAGTCCAGCATGACCTACCAGATGGTCGCCAACGGGGAGATCCCGATCGGCCTCACCTTCGAGCAGGCGGCCTTCGACTACCTGAAGAGCGGCGCGCCGGTCGGGCTCGTGTACCCCTCGGAGGGGACGGCGGTCACGCTGGACGGCAGCGCCCTCATCAAGAACGCCCCGCACCCCAACGCGGCCCGGCTGTTCCTGGACTTCACCGTCACCCGGGAGGCGCAGGACCTCATCGTCGAGAAGTTCGGGCGCCGTTCGGTGCGCCGGGACGTCGGCTCGCCGGCCGCCCTGCCGCCGCTCGACAAGATCAAGGCGATCAACTACGACTTCCAGTACGCGGCGGACAACCGCACGCAGCTCTTGAAGCGGTTCCAGGACACGCTGATCAAGACCCAGTGATCGCGCCCACCGGCTGAGCGGGCGCCGGCGCCGGTCTGGGGACCATGACGCGGGTCCGCATCGACGGGGTGGTCAAGCGCTTCGCCGAGAGCACGGCGCTGGACGGGGTCAGCCTCGAGCTCGTGCCGGGCGAGCTCTTCACCCTGCTCGGCCCCAGCGGGTGCGGCAAGACGACGCTCCTCAGGATCGTCGCCGGCCTGCTCCCCCAGGACGCCGGCTCGGTCGCCTTCGACGGGGTCCCGGTCGACGCCGTGCCGGCCTACGAGCGGAACATCGGCGTGGTGTTCCAGAGCTACGCCATCTTCCCCCACCTGCCTGTGCGGGAGAACATCGCCTACGGGCTCCGGGCCCGGGGCCTCCCGGCCGACGCCGTGACGGCCAGGGTCAGGGAGGCGGCCCACCTGGTTCAGCTCGAGCCCCTGCTGGCCCGGATGCCGGCTGCGCTCTCCGGCGGGCAGCAGCAGCGGGTGGTGCTGGCGCGGGCGCTCGTCATCGAGCCCCGGCTCCTCCTCATGGACGAGCCGCTCTCCAACCTGGACGCGCGGCTCCGGCGCGACATGCGAGCGCTCATCCGGCGCATTCAGCGCGAGCTCGGGATCACCACCCTCTACGTGACCCACGACCAGGAGGAAGCCCTGGCCATCTCCGACACCATCGCGGTGATGGATCGGGGCCGCGTCCTCCAGACCGGAAGGCCGTGGGAGGTCTACCTGGCTCCGCGGAGCCGCTTCGTGGCCGAGTTCCTCGGGAGCATGAACGTCGTCCCCGGGCGCGTGCTGGCCCGGGCGCCCGGCGACGCGTGGGTCACGGTCGAGACGGCGTGCGGCGCGCCCTGGCGGATCCTGGACGGGGGCCGGCTGCCGGCGACCGGAACGGTGCAACTCGGCGTCCGGCCCGAGTCGCTGCGCTTGGAGCCGCCGGCCGGGTCTCCAGAGACCTGGAACGAGGCGCGGGGCACGGTGACCGAGGTGACGTACCTCGGCTCGGTGGTCCGCTACCAGGTGCGGGTGGCTGACGGCCTCCTCCTCACGGCCGAGGCTCACGATCCCGACTTCACGCGGCTGCGCGCGGTCGGCGATCCGGCGAGCCTCTGGTGCGCGGCGGACCGGATCTTCTTTCTCCCGGCCGACTCGTGATTGCGTCGATAGGCAAGCGGGGGCGGGACGGCTGGTCGCTCGTCAGCGGCCTAGCCTTCCTCACGGTCCTCCTCTTCCTGGCCTGGCCGATCGGCGAGGTGCTGCTCACGAGCCTCTCGGGCGACGGTGGGCGGCTCGGGCTGGCCCCGAACTACCAGCGCGTCTTCACCCACCGGTACTATTACGGCAGCCTTGTCAACAGCCTCCTCCTGAGTACGGTCGCCACGCTGGGCGCCGTCCTGATCGGGACACCGCTCGCCGTCGCGGTGAGCCGCCATCCCGTCCCCGGCAAGGTCCTGATCCGGACCGCGGCCAACCTGACCCTCCTGTCGCCGCCCTTCATCGGCGCCTACTCCTGGGTCGTCCTGTTCGGGCGGAACGGCCTCGCCAACCAGTGGCTCCAGCCGCTCGGCTGGAGCCTGCCGCCGATCTACGGCTACGGGGGGATCCTCCTGGTCTTCGTCGTCCAGTACTTCCCCTTCGTGTTCCTCCTGGTCTCCGGGGCGCTCCGGTCGGTGGACCAGTCGATCGAGGACGCGGCGCTGAGCCTCGGCTCCCGGCCCCGGCGGGCCTTCTTCACGGCAATCCTGCCGGTGATCGCGCCGTCGCTGACGGCCGGAGCGCTCCTGGTGTTCATGGCCACCATGGCGGACTTCGGGACACCGATGATCATCGGCGAGGGCTTGCGGACGCTGCCGACCCTGATGTACGGCGAGTTCATCAACGAGCTGGGCGGCAACCCGTCCATGGCCAGCACGCTCGGGAGCCTGCTGATCCTCATCAACACGACGGCGCTCATGGCTCAGCGGTACTTCGCCTTCCGGAAGGCGTACAACGTCGTCTGCCTCCAGCCCCTCGGTCTCCGGCCGCTCGAACCCGGCCGGCGGTGGCTGGTCACGACCCTGATCTACGTGGTGGTGGCCGTCGCCCTCATGCCGGCGGCCACCATCGTCGTCTCGTCCTTCATGCCGACGCGGGGTCCGGTCATGTACGCCGGCCTGAGCCTGGGGAACTACCGCACGGTGCTCCACCTCGTCCCCCGGGCGATCGTCAACACCCTCGTCCTCACCGCCGCGGCCGTGCTCCTCGACGTCGGCCTGGGCATGCTGATCAGCTATCTCCTGGCGCGCCGCCGCTCGCGGGCCCACGCGTTGCTCGATGCGCTGGTCATGCTGGCCTATGCGATCCCGGGAACGGTCGTGGGGGTGGGCCTGATCATCGTCTACAACCGGCCGCCCCTGGTCCTGACCGGCACCTGGGCCATCCTGCTGATCTCGTACTTCATCCGACACCTGCCGTATCCCGTCCGCGCGTGCACGGCCATGCTCCAGCAGATCGACGTGCGGGTCGAGGAAGCCTCGATCAGCCTGGGGGTGCCGCCCTTCCGGACGTTCTGCCGGGTGACGGTGCCGCTGATGTTCCCCGCCATCGTGTCCGGCGCGACGCTGGCCTGGATCACGACGGTGGGGGAGCTGAGCTCGTCGATCCTGCTCTATTCGGGGCCCTGGGCGACGATGTCGGTGGAGATCTTCACCCAGGTCTTCAGCAACCACTTCGGGACCGCCTCGGCGCTGGCCACGATCCTCATCGTGGCGGCCGTGATCCCGCTGTTCCTGGCCTATCGGGTCCTCGGGGAGCGCTCCGTCGTGGCCCTGTGACGGAAGCTCTCGTGGCCCTCGAGGACGACGACCTCGCCCCCGCGCTCCAACCCGTCCGATCAAGCCGGCTGGTCAGCAGGACCTCGTGGAGGTACGGCCGAGTGGCAGGCGATGACGGGACGCGGCAGAACTCGGCCTTCAGGGCTTCAGCCGCTGCCTCCGAGGGAAAGAGCGAAACCGCGCGGACGAGGACGGTCATGCGCGCCAAATCGCCCCCATGAACCCGCATGAGCCCCAAGAGGAAGATACCGGCCTCCGGCCGATCGTTCCTGGCCGTCGTCCCAAGGAACTTCCACGCCTCGCTGGCGCGTTCGACATCGACGCCCACAGCCTGGCGCAAGATCGGGTCGATCGGGAACGTTCTGGGATCGAGCTGCGGCACCATTCGTGCTTGCACCATCGCCTTACCGCTTCGCTTTCTCTCCCGCGGCTAGACAGTATGACTTCCGAGAGGAGAGGCTGACCTCCGGCTCAACGCGGGTTAGCCTTTCGGCCAGAGCCGCCATGTGCTCTTGGCACATCACCCATCACGAGCTCGGAGGTCAGCCATGGACCACTCTAGCAAAGTCCTCGACGTGGGTCTCGACGTCCCCAAGGATGCCATCGCCGTCGCCTATGCGCCCGAGGACCGCGGCGCCGAGGTCGTGTCCCTGGGCTCGATCGGGACACGGCAGTGCGACATCGACACGCTGATCCGGAAGCTCCAGTCGAAGGGCGCGACGCCCGTGTTCGTCTACGAGGCAGGGCCGTGCGGCTACTGGCTGTATCGGTACCTCACCGCGAAGGCCTTGCCTGCCACGTTGTGGCGCCGTCGCTGATCCCGCGGAAAGCGGGGGACCGGGTGAAGACGGATCGGCGCGATGCGATCACGCTGGCCCGCTTGATGCGCAGCGGCGACCTGAGTTCGATCTACGTACCCGGCATCGAGGACGAGGCGCTCCGGGACTTGAGCCGAGGCCGTGACGACGCCATGCAGGATCTCAAGCGGAGCAAGCGCCGACTGAAATCGTTCCTG is a window of Candidatus Methylomirabilota bacterium DNA encoding:
- a CDS encoding ABC transporter ATP-binding protein → MTRVRIDGVVKRFAESTALDGVSLELVPGELFTLLGPSGCGKTTLLRIVAGLLPQDAGSVAFDGVPVDAVPAYERNIGVVFQSYAIFPHLPVRENIAYGLRARGLPADAVTARVREAAHLVQLEPLLARMPAALSGGQQQRVVLARALVIEPRLLLMDEPLSNLDARLRRDMRALIRRIQRELGITTLYVTHDQEEALAISDTIAVMDRGRVLQTGRPWEVYLAPRSRFVAEFLGSMNVVPGRVLARAPGDAWVTVETACGAPWRILDGGRLPATGTVQLGVRPESLRLEPPAGSPETWNEARGTVTEVTYLGSVVRYQVRVADGLLLTAEAHDPDFTRLRAVGDPASLWCAADRIFFLPADS
- a CDS encoding extracellular solute-binding protein: MRGTVRRGWWAALMVVAGFGSLSASGAGAQGKPEDSVVVYSAADADMVNAMVTAFQQKHPGVKVSTVVAGTGEVIKRVEAEQARPLGDVLWSVGPEAIGGKKALFAPYVSREAGAFFPGYLPADQIWTPFTTMPYIIMYNKKLVSDAEAPKAWKDVLDPKWKGKVAYADATKSGSSYTLLVTWLTIYGKNDAGWKFVEDVLRQSKVLPKSSMTYQMVANGEIPIGLTFEQAAFDYLKSGAPVGLVYPSEGTAVTLDGSALIKNAPHPNAARLFLDFTVTREAQDLIVEKFGRRSVRRDVGSPAALPPLDKIKAINYDFQYAADNRTQLLKRFQDTLIKTQ
- a CDS encoding iron ABC transporter permease; translation: MIASIGKRGRDGWSLVSGLAFLTVLLFLAWPIGEVLLTSLSGDGGRLGLAPNYQRVFTHRYYYGSLVNSLLLSTVATLGAVLIGTPLAVAVSRHPVPGKVLIRTAANLTLLSPPFIGAYSWVVLFGRNGLANQWLQPLGWSLPPIYGYGGILLVFVVQYFPFVFLLVSGALRSVDQSIEDAALSLGSRPRRAFFTAILPVIAPSLTAGALLVFMATMADFGTPMIIGEGLRTLPTLMYGEFINELGGNPSMASTLGSLLILINTTALMAQRYFAFRKAYNVVCLQPLGLRPLEPGRRWLVTTLIYVVVAVALMPAATIVVSSFMPTRGPVMYAGLSLGNYRTVLHLVPRAIVNTLVLTAAAVLLDVGLGMLISYLLARRRSRAHALLDALVMLAYAIPGTVVGVGLIIVYNRPPLVLTGTWAILLISYFIRHLPYPVRACTAMLQQIDVRVEEASISLGVPPFRTFCRVTVPLMFPAIVSGATLAWITTVGELSSSILLYSGPWATMSVEIFTQVFSNHFGTASALATILIVAAVIPLFLAYRVLGERSVVAL